In a genomic window of Methylovirgula sp. 4M-Z18:
- a CDS encoding GFA family protein produces MTRIQCRCGAVEIAISVEPIAQMFCHCDDCQAVHGAAYAPESVYPAGAVEIVRGETLQWILKRNPRYMCARCGTKLFIDVLAARLRGVNGYLLPDGGFRPTYHMQCQFAVRPVVDDLPHYKSRSPQFGGPDEVVEW; encoded by the coding sequence ATGACCCGCATTCAATGCCGCTGCGGTGCAGTGGAAATCGCGATCTCAGTGGAGCCGATCGCCCAAATGTTCTGTCATTGCGACGATTGCCAGGCAGTGCATGGCGCCGCCTATGCGCCGGAATCGGTCTATCCGGCGGGCGCGGTCGAGATCGTGCGCGGCGAGACGCTGCAATGGATCTTGAAGCGCAACCCGCGCTACATGTGCGCGCGCTGCGGCACGAAGCTGTTCATCGACGTGCTCGCCGCACGGCTGCGCGGCGTGAACGGCTATTTGCTGCCCGACGGCGGGTTCCGCCCCACCTACCACATGCAATGCCAATTCGCCGTCCGCCCGGTGGTCGACGATCTGCCGCACTACAAATCACGTTCGCCGCAATTTGGCGGACCGGATGAGGTGGTGGAGTGGTGA
- a CDS encoding methylenetetrahydrofolate reductase translates to MSLHHPDDFGADPSAPLKDLPGHSSRGRLERVLRRGEFAVTAELNPPDSADPEDVYERIKVFEGWVDAVNATDGSGAHCHMSSVAISALLTRVGFSCVLQISCRDYNRIAIQGNVLGAAALGVANVLCLSGDGVQCGDHPEAKPVFDMDSTSLLSTVRMMREEKRFLSGRKITTPPRMFIGAAENPFAPPYDFRPQRLAKKVAAGAQFIQTQYCFDVPILERFMARVRDMGLHEKVFILVGVGPIASARTARWMRTNVAGVHIPDAMIARLEGAENQKEEGKKICIEQIQQIREIKGVSGVHMMAYKQEETVAEIVHHSGVLKGRTPWRRDLVPTTQSVESLD, encoded by the coding sequence ATGTCGCTGCATCATCCCGACGATTTTGGCGCCGATCCCAGCGCGCCGCTGAAAGATTTGCCCGGCCATTCCTCGCGCGGCCGCCTGGAGCGCGTGCTTCGGCGCGGCGAATTCGCTGTGACCGCCGAACTCAACCCGCCCGACAGCGCCGATCCGGAAGATGTGTACGAGCGCATCAAAGTGTTCGAGGGCTGGGTCGACGCGGTGAATGCCACCGACGGTTCGGGCGCGCATTGCCATATGTCGAGCGTCGCGATTTCCGCGCTGCTCACGCGGGTCGGCTTTTCCTGCGTGTTGCAGATCTCCTGCCGCGATTACAACCGCATCGCGATTCAGGGCAATGTGCTTGGCGCTGCGGCGCTCGGCGTCGCCAATGTTCTGTGCCTGTCGGGCGACGGCGTGCAATGCGGCGACCATCCCGAGGCGAAGCCCGTGTTCGACATGGATTCGACCTCGCTGCTTTCGACCGTGCGCATGATGCGCGAAGAGAAGCGCTTTCTCTCCGGCCGCAAGATCACGACGCCGCCGCGCATGTTCATCGGCGCGGCCGAGAACCCCTTCGCGCCGCCATACGATTTCCGTCCGCAGCGCCTTGCCAAAAAGGTGGCAGCGGGCGCGCAATTCATCCAGACGCAATATTGCTTCGACGTGCCGATCCTGGAGCGTTTCATGGCGCGCGTGCGCGACATGGGCCTGCACGAAAAAGTGTTCATCCTGGTCGGCGTCGGTCCGATCGCCTCGGCGCGCACGGCGCGCTGGATGCGCACCAATGTGGCGGGCGTGCATATTCCGGACGCGATGATCGCGCGGCTCGAAGGCGCCGAAAATCAGAAGGAAGAAGGCAAGAAGATCTGCATCGAACAGATCCAGCAGATCCGCGAAATCAAGGGCGTCTCCGGCGTCCATATGATGGCCTACAAGCAGGAAGAAACGGTCGCCGAGATCGTGCACCATTCCGGTGTGCTGAAGGGCCGCACGCCATGGCGGCGCGACCTCGTGCCGACCACGCAATCCGTCGAGAGTTTGGACTAA
- a CDS encoding ASKHA domain-containing protein codes for MTKDYTVFFSPSGRRGHFPEGGSVLEAARKLGVDLDSVCGGRGICGRCQVSVGEGTNPKLGITSASSHVTPWNAVEERYTSKRGALAEGRRLGCQAKICGDLMIDVPPDSQVHRQVVRKRAEAHPISIDPVVALHYVEVQEPDMHDPASDFRRLAAALETHFGLKDLTASLSVLRGLQKTLRAGEWKVTAAVREKREIVAVYPDFKEKSYGLAVDVGSTTIAAHLCDLVTGDVLASSGLMNPQIRFGEDLMSRVSYVMMNPGGEQDLTQSVRQALQTLITEVAREAKVATDEIVEMTVAGNPIMHHLLLGLDPTELGYAPFALTIDAAYNVPARDLGLSIAPGAYVYTLPCIAGHVGADTAGVVLSEGPYLTHEVRLLVDVGTNAEIVLGNRDHLLACSSPTGPAFEGAQISAGQRAAPGAIERVRIDRATLEPRFRIIGSELWSDEPGFAEASASLGVTGICGSGIIEVVAELVLAGLVRPDGIVDGTKAALTPRIVADGRTFSYVIQDGGDGNPRIAVTQADIRAIQLAKAALYAGIRLLMDRYGVTNVDRITLAGAFGSHIDVTYAMALGLIPDCDLTKVTSAGNAAGTGARMALLNAGARREIGDVVRRIEKIETAIEPSFQQHFVNAMAIPHKVDPFPNLEAKLGHVFVREVASGEGEGAGGGRRRRRG; via the coding sequence ATGACCAAAGACTACACCGTATTCTTCTCTCCCTCCGGCCGCCGGGGCCACTTCCCTGAAGGCGGGTCGGTGCTCGAGGCTGCGCGCAAGCTTGGCGTCGATCTCGATTCGGTGTGCGGCGGGCGCGGCATTTGCGGGCGCTGCCAGGTTTCGGTCGGCGAGGGCACCAATCCCAAACTCGGCATCACGTCGGCCAGCTCACATGTGACACCGTGGAACGCGGTCGAGGAGCGTTATACCTCGAAGCGCGGCGCGCTCGCAGAGGGCCGGCGCTTGGGCTGCCAGGCGAAGATCTGCGGCGATCTCATGATCGACGTGCCGCCGGACAGCCAGGTCCATCGCCAGGTCGTGCGCAAGCGCGCCGAGGCGCATCCGATCTCCATCGATCCGGTGGTCGCGCTGCATTATGTCGAGGTGCAGGAACCCGACATGCACGATCCGGCAAGCGATTTCCGCCGCCTTGCCGCAGCGCTCGAAACCCATTTCGGATTGAAGGATCTGACTGCATCGTTGAGCGTTCTGCGCGGTTTGCAAAAGACCTTGCGCGCCGGCGAATGGAAGGTGACCGCGGCCGTACGCGAAAAGCGCGAAATTGTGGCTGTCTATCCGGATTTCAAGGAGAAGTCCTATGGCCTGGCGGTGGACGTTGGCTCGACGACCATCGCGGCGCATTTGTGCGATCTCGTGACGGGTGACGTGCTTGCCTCAAGCGGCTTGATGAATCCGCAAATCCGCTTCGGCGAAGATCTGATGAGCCGCGTCTCCTATGTGATGATGAATCCGGGCGGCGAGCAGGACTTGACGCAAAGCGTACGGCAAGCATTGCAGACGCTGATTACGGAGGTTGCGCGCGAGGCAAAAGTCGCAACAGATGAGATCGTCGAAATGACGGTCGCTGGCAATCCGATCATGCACCATCTGTTGCTCGGCCTCGATCCGACCGAACTTGGCTACGCACCCTTCGCGCTCACCATCGATGCCGCGTACAACGTGCCGGCACGGGATCTTGGTCTCTCGATCGCGCCGGGCGCCTATGTCTATACGCTGCCCTGCATCGCCGGCCATGTCGGCGCGGATACGGCGGGTGTCGTGCTTTCCGAAGGGCCGTATCTGACGCATGAAGTGCGCTTGCTGGTCGATGTCGGCACCAATGCCGAGATCGTGCTCGGCAACCGCGATCATTTGCTCGCGTGTTCGTCGCCGACCGGCCCTGCCTTCGAGGGCGCGCAGATCTCCGCCGGCCAGCGCGCCGCGCCGGGTGCGATCGAGCGCGTGCGCATCGATCGCGCGACGCTTGAGCCGCGCTTCCGCATCATCGGCAGTGAGTTATGGTCGGACGAGCCGGGCTTCGCCGAGGCGAGCGCAAGCTTGGGTGTCACCGGCATTTGCGGTTCGGGCATTATCGAGGTTGTCGCCGAGTTGGTGCTCGCCGGCCTCGTGCGGCCGGACGGCATCGTCGATGGCACGAAAGCGGCGTTGACGCCGCGCATTGTCGCGGACGGCCGCACGTTTTCCTATGTCATTCAGGATGGCGGCGACGGCAATCCGCGCATCGCCGTCACGCAAGCCGATATCCGCGCCATTCAACTCGCGAAGGCGGCGCTTTATGCCGGCATTCGCCTGCTGATGGATCGCTACGGAGTGACAAACGTCGATCGCATCACGCTCGCCGGCGCGTTCGGCAGCCATATCGACGTCACCTATGCGATGGCGCTCGGCCTCATTCCCGATTGCGATCTCACCAAAGTCACCTCGGCCGGCAATGCTGCCGGCACCGGCGCGCGCATGGCATTGCTCAATGCCGGCGCGCGGCGCGAGATCGGCGATGTGGTGCGCCGGATCGAGAAGATCGAAACCGCGATCGAGCCGTCGTTCCAGCAGCATTTCGTCAATGCGATGGCCATTCCGCACAAGGTCGATCCGTTCCCGAATCTCGAAGCGAAACTCGGCCACGTGTTCGTGCGCGAGGTGGCTAGTGGCGAAGGGGAAGGCGCGGGCGGCGGGCGGCGTCGGCGGCGGGGGTGA
- a CDS encoding NADP-dependent malic enzyme, which yields MAAERSVPPKRPTFTDQEALQFHSKGRPGKLEITATKPMATQRDLSLAYSPGVAVPVKAIAADPSTAYDYTTKGNMVAVISNGTAILGLGNLGALASKPVMEGKAVLFKRFADIDSVDLEVATEDPEEFINSVKYLGPSFGGINLEDIKAPECFIIEEKLRELMDIPVFHDDQHGTAIIATAGMINAIELTGRDIKKTRLVCNGAGAAGIACLDLIKAIGFAPENVVLCDTKGVVYRGRKEGMNQWKSAHAVDTELRTLEEAMVGADIFFGLSAKGALTPDMVKSMAPNPVIFAMANPDPEITPEDAHSVRDDVIIATGRSDYPNQVNNVLGFPYIFRGALDVRATTINMDMKIAAVHALADLAREDVPDEVAVAYQGARPRFGRDYIIPVPFDPRLIHTIPVAVAKAAMATLVARRPIVDMEAYRNQLSARRDPIASALQRTIERVRRYPKRVVFAEGEEEQVIRAAVSFANQGLGTAILVGREDRITETAAFAGVDLEREGIEIHNARLSKRNNVYAQFLYERLQRRGYLMRDCQRLINQDRNHFAAAMVALGDADAMVTGVTRNFSIALEEVRRVIDQKPGHRVIGVSLVLARGRPVVVADTAICEMPDAEDLAQIAIEAAGVAKRFGYEPRVAMLAFSSFGHPPGERSQKVMDAVRLLDHQRVDFEYDGEMAADVALNKQAMSSYPFCRLSDTANVLIMPAFHSASISTKMLQELGGATVIGPLIVGLDKPVQIVPLGAKDSDIVNMAALAAFNVGG from the coding sequence ATGGCAGCCGAGCGCTCTGTTCCCCCGAAACGCCCCACTTTCACCGATCAAGAAGCGCTGCAATTCCATTCCAAGGGCCGGCCCGGCAAATTGGAGATCACGGCGACCAAGCCGATGGCGACCCAGCGCGACCTTTCGCTCGCCTATTCGCCGGGCGTCGCCGTGCCGGTCAAGGCGATCGCTGCCGATCCCAGCACCGCCTACGATTACACGACCAAGGGCAACATGGTCGCCGTGATTTCGAACGGCACGGCCATTCTCGGCCTCGGCAATCTGGGGGCGCTCGCCTCCAAGCCCGTGATGGAGGGCAAGGCCGTGCTGTTCAAGCGCTTCGCCGACATCGATTCCGTCGATCTCGAGGTCGCGACCGAAGACCCGGAGGAATTCATCAATTCGGTGAAGTACCTCGGCCCGTCCTTCGGCGGCATCAATCTCGAAGACATCAAGGCGCCGGAATGCTTCATCATCGAAGAAAAACTGCGCGAATTGATGGACATTCCGGTCTTTCATGACGACCAGCACGGCACCGCCATCATCGCCACCGCCGGCATGATCAACGCCATAGAGCTCACCGGGCGCGACATCAAGAAAACGCGCCTGGTGTGCAATGGCGCCGGAGCGGCCGGCATCGCCTGCCTCGATCTCATCAAGGCGATCGGCTTCGCGCCGGAGAATGTGGTGCTGTGCGACACCAAGGGCGTCGTCTACCGCGGCCGCAAGGAGGGCATGAACCAGTGGAAATCGGCCCATGCGGTCGACACCGAACTGCGCACGCTCGAAGAGGCCATGGTGGGCGCCGATATCTTCTTCGGTCTTTCCGCCAAAGGAGCCCTCACACCCGACATGGTGAAGAGCATGGCGCCGAATCCGGTCATCTTCGCCATGGCCAACCCCGATCCCGAAATCACGCCCGAGGATGCGCATTCGGTGCGCGACGACGTCATCATCGCCACAGGCCGTTCGGACTATCCGAACCAGGTGAACAACGTCCTCGGCTTCCCTTACATTTTCCGGGGCGCGCTCGACGTGCGCGCAACCACCATCAACATGGACATGAAAATCGCCGCGGTGCATGCGCTCGCCGACCTTGCGCGCGAGGACGTGCCCGACGAGGTCGCGGTCGCCTATCAAGGCGCGCGCCCGCGCTTCGGCCGCGATTACATCATCCCCGTGCCGTTCGACCCGCGCCTCATTCACACGATTCCAGTTGCCGTGGCCAAGGCCGCGATGGCGACCCTGGTGGCGCGGCGGCCGATCGTCGATATGGAGGCCTATCGCAACCAACTCTCCGCCCGCCGCGATCCGATCGCCAGCGCCCTGCAGCGCACGATCGAGCGGGTGCGCCGCTACCCCAAACGCGTGGTCTTCGCCGAAGGTGAGGAAGAGCAGGTGATCCGCGCCGCGGTCTCCTTTGCCAACCAGGGCCTCGGCACGGCAATTCTCGTCGGCCGCGAAGACCGCATCACCGAGACGGCCGCCTTCGCCGGCGTCGATCTGGAGCGCGAAGGCATCGAGATCCACAATGCCCGCCTGTCGAAGCGCAACAATGTCTATGCGCAATTTCTCTACGAGCGCCTGCAGCGGCGCGGCTACCTGATGCGCGACTGCCAGCGCCTGATCAATCAGGACCGCAACCATTTCGCCGCGGCCATGGTGGCGCTCGGCGACGCCGACGCCATGGTGACGGGTGTGACCCGCAACTTCTCCATCGCGCTCGAGGAAGTGCGCCGCGTGATCGACCAGAAACCGGGCCATCGCGTCATCGGTGTGTCGCTAGTGCTGGCGCGCGGCCGCCCGGTCGTCGTGGCCGATACAGCCATTTGCGAAATGCCGGATGCCGAAGATCTCGCGCAAATCGCTATCGAAGCGGCCGGCGTTGCGAAGCGGTTCGGCTATGAGCCGCGCGTCGCCATGCTCGCCTTCTCCAGCTTCGGCCACCCGCCGGGCGAGCGCTCGCAGAAGGTGATGGACGCCGTGCGCCTGCTCGACCACCAGCGCGTCGATTTCGAATATGACGGCGAAATGGCGGCCGATGTCGCGCTGAACAAGCAGGCGATGTCCTCCTATCCGTTCTGCCGCCTCAGCGATACGGCGAACGTGCTGATCATGCCGGCGTTCCACTCGGCGAGCATCTCGACGAAAATGCTGCAGGAACTCGGCGGCGCGACGGTGATCGGCCCGCTGATCGTCGGCCTCGACAAGCCGGTGCAGATCGTGCCGCTCGGCGCGAAGGACAGCGACATCGTGAACATGGCGGCGCTGGCCGCGTTCAACGTGGGCGGATGA
- a CDS encoding MAPEG family protein encodes MSSPPIYSTITAGLLILLQMLLLLDVVRMRWSVRQSLGDGGKKELATAIRRHGNLAENAAIFIACFTLLELIDGRGAFLGALCLGLLIGRALHVIGLSMRRTVNPFRSAGVVMTVLVGVTLGLRLVQVGIAHLSVLGLR; translated from the coding sequence ATGTCATCGCCGCCCATCTATTCCACCATCACCGCCGGTCTGCTCATCCTCCTGCAAATGTTGCTGCTGCTCGATGTGGTGCGGATGCGGTGGAGTGTGCGGCAATCGCTTGGTGATGGCGGCAAGAAAGAGCTTGCCACTGCGATCCGGCGGCATGGCAACCTTGCCGAGAATGCGGCGATCTTCATCGCGTGCTTCACATTGTTGGAACTCATTGACGGCCGCGGCGCGTTTCTCGGCGCTTTGTGCCTCGGCCTGCTCATCGGCCGCGCATTGCATGTGATCGGCCTGTCGATGCGCCGCACGGTCAATCCCTTCCGCTCGGCGGGCGTGGTGATGACGGTGCTCGTCGGTGTCACCCTCGGTCTGCGCCTGGTGCAGGTCGGCATCGCCCATCTATCCGTTTTAGGCCTGCGCTAA
- a CDS encoding AbrB/MazE/SpoVT family DNA-binding domain-containing protein — MVNSTYAKNGIIEDQMAVTVTRKGQITLPKSVRDSLNIGPGSMVDFERAPDGRIVLVKVDKRPTPSHFARFRGHAGKGLSTNEIMALTRGEI; from the coding sequence GTGGTAAATAGTACTTACGCGAAAAATGGCATTATCGAGGATCAGATGGCCGTAACGGTGACCCGCAAAGGGCAAATCACCCTTCCCAAGTCCGTCCGGGATTCGCTGAACATCGGTCCGGGCAGCATGGTCGATTTCGAGCGCGCGCCGGATGGCCGCATAGTCCTCGTCAAAGTCGACAAACGGCCGACACCGAGCCATTTCGCAAGGTTCCGCGGACATGCCGGAAAGGGTTTGAGCACGAACGAGATCATGGCGCTCACGCGTGGCGAAATTTAA
- a CDS encoding methyltetrahydrofolate cobalamin methyltransferase: protein MTETVITSDKRKVTLGFDHRFVMIGERINPTGRKLLAAEMAEGNYTRVVADALAQVAAGAQMLDVNAGIPLADEPRILAECIKLVQDTVDVPLSIDSSIVEALEAGLAVYKGKPLVNSVTGEEERLERVLPLVKKYGAAVVAISNDETGISEDPNVRFEVAKKIVQRAADYGIPHEDVVVDPLVMPVGALNDAGRQLMHLLRRLQGELKVNTTCGASNFSFGLPNRRGLNAAFLPMMIGAGMTSAIMNPLHLEDIQAILGADVVMGHDPHCMSWIKKFREPAPEGEAAAGEGGGRRGREGRRRG, encoded by the coding sequence ATGACCGAAACCGTCATCACTTCGGACAAGCGGAAAGTCACGCTTGGCTTCGACCATCGCTTCGTCATGATCGGCGAGCGCATCAATCCGACGGGCCGCAAATTGCTCGCCGCTGAAATGGCGGAAGGCAATTATACGCGCGTCGTCGCCGATGCTTTGGCGCAGGTCGCGGCGGGCGCGCAGATGCTCGACGTGAATGCCGGTATTCCGCTCGCCGACGAGCCGCGGATCTTGGCCGAATGCATCAAGCTCGTGCAGGATACGGTGGATGTGCCGCTCTCGATCGATTCCTCGATCGTCGAAGCTTTGGAGGCCGGCCTTGCGGTCTATAAGGGCAAGCCGCTCGTGAATTCCGTGACCGGCGAGGAGGAGCGCCTGGAGCGCGTGCTGCCGCTGGTGAAGAAATACGGGGCGGCGGTGGTCGCGATTTCCAACGACGAGACCGGCATTTCGGAAGATCCGAACGTGCGTTTCGAAGTCGCCAAGAAGATCGTGCAGCGCGCTGCCGATTATGGCATTCCGCATGAAGATGTGGTGGTCGATCCGCTGGTGATGCCGGTCGGAGCGCTCAATGATGCCGGCCGCCAATTGATGCATTTGCTGCGGCGCCTGCAGGGCGAGCTGAAGGTGAACACCACCTGCGGCGCCTCCAACTTCTCCTTCGGCCTGCCGAACCGCCGTGGCCTGAATGCCGCCTTCCTGCCGATGATGATCGGCGCCGGCATGACGAGCGCGATCATGAATCCGCTGCATCTCGAAGACATCCAGGCGATCCTGGGCGCCGACGTGGTGATGGGCCACGACCCGCATTGCATGAGCTGGATCAAGAAATTCCGCGAGCCGGCGCCGGAAGGCGAAGCAGCAGCCGGCGAAGGCGGCGGCCGCCGCGGGCGGGAAGGGCGGCGTCGGGGGTAA
- the mutS gene encoding DNA mismatch repair protein MutS produces MNAPARPDPRLAEAAAKATPMMAQYLEIKAANPGSLLFYRMGDFYELFFEDAEIASRALGIVLTKRGKHQGDDIPMCGVPVERADDYLQRLIALGHRVAVCEQIEDPAEAKKRGPKSVVQRGVVRLVTPGTITEERLLDPARANLFVTLARLRAGEGAWTYGIAAVDISTGDFSLLETDEAGLGAEVARLEPSEIVAPEAVASDPSVQKIFEQIRAPVTPVGRDVSDSVSAAQRLCAFFGVATLDGFGALTRSEIAAAAIALNYVERTQIGARPNLSVPQRFLRGGVLEVDAATRANLELTRTLSGERNGSLLATINRTVTPAGGRLLAERLAGPLTDPQAILARQDSVDFFLSDPLLRSDVRALLKSAPDTLRSLSRLALQRGGPRDLAALRDGIAAAQRIAQLLTARGELPAELQAAVQDAAQIDPGLHRALDEALAEELPLNRRDGGFIRANFDAGLDELRALRDESRRVIAALQMSYAEKAETKQLKVKHNNFLGYFVEVPQAMGEKLLRPPFNELFIHRQTMADAMRFSTVELNDLEAKIATAGEKSLERELAHFDRLSAMVLDAGADIQKAAQALAIVDVAAALAELAEQADWVRPQVESSLAFHVEGARHPVVEAALKARGASFVANDCDLSGKDDRAGQIALITGPNMAGKSTYLRQNALIVILAQMGSYVPARQARIGIVDRLFSRVGAADDLARGQSTFMVEMVETAAILNQATKRSLVILDEIGRGTATFDGLSIAWATVEHLHNATRARTLFATHFHELTQLTRNLTRLINLTMRVTEWHGDVVFLHEVMPGAADRSYGIQVAKLAGLPLTVVERARAILATLEAGDRQAPTQKLLDDLPLFAAQIQPPPPPPAPPPDDPVQEMLEGLNPDEMTPREALEALYRLKQAQKGGGS; encoded by the coding sequence ATGAACGCTCCCGCCCGTCCCGATCCCCGCCTGGCTGAGGCCGCCGCGAAGGCGACGCCGATGATGGCGCAATATCTGGAGATCAAGGCGGCCAATCCCGGCTCGCTGCTGTTCTACCGGATGGGCGATTTCTACGAATTGTTTTTCGAGGATGCGGAGATCGCCTCGCGCGCGCTTGGCATCGTGCTCACCAAGCGCGGCAAGCACCAGGGCGACGATATTCCGATGTGCGGCGTGCCGGTCGAGCGCGCCGACGACTACCTGCAGCGGCTGATCGCACTCGGCCATCGGGTCGCCGTGTGCGAGCAGATCGAGGATCCAGCGGAAGCCAAGAAGCGCGGGCCGAAATCGGTGGTGCAGCGCGGCGTGGTGCGGCTCGTGACCCCGGGCACGATCACCGAGGAGCGGCTGCTTGACCCGGCGCGCGCCAATCTCTTCGTGACGCTGGCGCGGTTGCGCGCGGGCGAGGGGGCTTGGACCTATGGCATCGCGGCGGTCGATATTTCGACCGGCGATTTCTCGCTGCTCGAAACCGACGAGGCCGGATTGGGCGCCGAAGTCGCGCGGCTCGAGCCGAGCGAGATCGTCGCGCCCGAAGCGGTTGCGTCCGATCCTTCCGTGCAGAAAATCTTCGAACAGATTCGCGCGCCGGTGACGCCGGTCGGCCGCGACGTATCCGATTCCGTTTCGGCTGCGCAGCGCCTGTGCGCCTTTTTCGGCGTCGCGACGCTCGACGGGTTCGGCGCGCTGACCCGCAGCGAAATTGCAGCGGCCGCCATTGCGCTGAATTATGTCGAGCGCACGCAAATCGGCGCGCGTCCGAATCTGTCCGTGCCGCAGCGCTTCCTGCGCGGCGGCGTTCTCGAAGTCGATGCGGCGACGCGCGCCAATCTCGAACTCACGCGCACTTTGTCGGGCGAGCGCAACGGGTCGCTGCTCGCGACCATCAACCGCACCGTGACGCCGGCGGGCGGCCGTTTGCTCGCCGAGCGCCTTGCGGGACCGCTCACCGATCCTCAGGCGATTCTGGCGCGCCAGGATTCGGTGGATTTCTTCCTGAGCGATCCGCTGTTGCGTAGCGACGTGCGCGCCTTGCTGAAATCCGCGCCCGACACGCTGCGTTCCTTGTCGCGCCTCGCCTTGCAGCGCGGCGGGCCGCGCGATCTTGCCGCGTTGCGCGACGGGATCGCCGCGGCGCAAAGGATCGCGCAGCTCTTGACCGCGCGCGGTGAATTGCCGGCCGAGTTGCAAGCCGCCGTGCAGGATGCGGCGCAGATCGATCCTGGGCTACATCGCGCGTTGGACGAGGCTCTGGCCGAGGAACTGCCGCTCAACCGTCGCGACGGCGGCTTCATTCGCGCGAACTTCGATGCGGGCCTCGACGAATTGCGCGCTTTGCGCGACGAAAGCCGCCGCGTCATCGCCGCGTTGCAAATGTCCTACGCCGAGAAAGCGGAGACGAAGCAGCTCAAGGTGAAGCACAACAATTTCCTCGGCTATTTCGTCGAAGTGCCGCAGGCGATGGGCGAGAAATTGCTGCGTCCGCCGTTCAACGAATTGTTCATCCATCGCCAGACCATGGCCGATGCGATGCGCTTTTCGACCGTCGAGCTCAACGATCTCGAAGCGAAGATCGCGACTGCCGGCGAAAAATCGCTCGAACGTGAGCTCGCACATTTCGACCGTCTGAGCGCGATGGTTTTGGATGCGGGCGCCGACATTCAAAAGGCCGCGCAGGCGCTGGCGATCGTCGATGTCGCTGCGGCCCTGGCGGAACTTGCCGAACAGGCCGATTGGGTCCGCCCGCAGGTGGAATCGTCACTCGCCTTTCATGTCGAGGGTGCGCGCCATCCGGTCGTCGAGGCGGCGCTCAAGGCGCGCGGAGCAAGTTTCGTCGCCAATGATTGCGATCTTTCGGGCAAAGACGACAGGGCCGGCCAGATCGCGCTGATCACCGGTCCGAACATGGCCGGTAAATCGACCTATCTGCGCCAGAACGCGCTCATCGTTATTCTTGCGCAGATGGGCTCTTACGTGCCGGCGCGCCAGGCACGGATCGGAATCGTCGACCGCTTGTTTTCACGCGTCGGCGCGGCGGACGATCTCGCGCGCGGCCAATCGACCTTCATGGTCGAGATGGTGGAGACGGCGGCGATCCTCAATCAGGCGACGAAGCGCTCGCTCGTCATTCTGGACGAAATCGGCCGCGGCACCGCGACCTTCGACGGCCTGTCGATCGCCTGGGCGACGGTCGAGCACCTGCACAATGCAACCCGCGCGCGCACGCTCTTCGCGACGCATTTCCATGAGCTCACCCAGCTCACGCGCAATCTTACCCGCCTCATCAACCTCACCATGCGCGTCACCGAATGGCACGGCGATGTGGTGTTCCTGCACGAGGTGATGCCTGGCGCCGCGGACCGTTCCTACGGCATTCAGGTCGCCAAGCTCGCAGGCCTGCCGCTGACCGTGGTGGAGCGCGCCCGTGCCATTCTCGCGACGCTGGAAGCGGGCGACCGGCAGGCGCCGACGCAAAAGCTGCTCGATGACCTGCCGCTCTTCGCCGCGCAGATCCAGCCGCCGCCACCCCCGCCCGCGCCGCCGCCGGACGATCCGGTGCAGGAAATGCTGGAAGGGCTCAATCCCGATGAAATGACGCCGCGCGAGGCGCTGGAGGCGCTGTATCGGCTGAAGCAGGCGCAGAAGGGCGGAGGCTCTTAA